One window of the Pseudomonadota bacterium genome contains the following:
- a CDS encoding TRAP transporter large permease subunit — translation SGGNLSPTKLRTALLETTRTTCMIMIIVTGAVIFGHFLAVTRIPFDLAGWVASLPLPRFLIITVIILVYLLGGCFIDALALILLTVPIFYPVILALNYDPIWFGVVIVLVTQMGVISPPVGINVYVVKGTAPEIPLGTIFRGVLPFLGALILGTVILLAIPQFSLFLPGLMQ, via the coding sequence GAGCGGCGGCAATCTCAGCCCGACCAAGCTCAGAACCGCACTTCTGGAAACCACCCGGACCACCTGCATGATCATGATTATCGTCACCGGCGCGGTTATCTTCGGTCATTTTCTCGCGGTCACGAGAATTCCCTTCGATCTCGCCGGCTGGGTCGCGAGCCTGCCCCTGCCCCGTTTTTTGATTATCACGGTCATTATCCTGGTCTATCTGCTGGGAGGCTGTTTCATCGACGCCCTGGCCCTGATCCTGCTCACCGTGCCGATTTTCTATCCGGTCATCCTGGCCCTGAATTACGATCCGATCTGGTTCGGGGTGGTCATCGTCCTGGTAACCCAGATGGGGGTGATTTCACCACCGGTCGGAATCAACGTCTACGTGGTCAAAGGCACGGCTCCGGAGATCCCCCTGGGCACGATTTTTCGCGGCGTGCTCCCCTTTCTCGGGGCCCTGATTCTGGGCACGGTCATCCTGCTGGCCATCCCCCAATTCTCACTTTTCCTCCCCGGCCTGATGCAATAA